A genomic stretch from Chitinophaga agri includes:
- a CDS encoding RICIN domain-containing protein, with amino-acid sequence MLRKLSGFIILLLAFVFSGCAKKEDSEAILTMNADKIAASVPADGYGSLKDQNIQYFGRWDFSDSTKYNSWWGGAYIRVNFTGTTVKIKTGNISNFYASIDGGPWISYKHTGGVIDLTATPLSNGAHTLSVAQGSDYDYLFSFEGLLLDEGAVTSKPAVSSYLIEYIGDSITAGYLDDQANVSDYAWICSEALHTEHTQIAYPGIALVSSPRHGTAMDKQYFKLKTPNYATSVNWDFSRYTPQAIVLNLGTNDSDYEDSDSVFQAVYFQLLQDIRTRFPQAEIFVLRTFLGIRSQPTAAAVAARIVAGDKKVHYVNTEGWIAQNTTDYLADNLHPSEAGHIKIAGLLQAVLAPYVNNTQLIPDGTYSIVNRNSGLVMDAAGQGTASGTAIQQWTDNNGINQRWVVKYLGDNRYQITGQQSGKSLDMKGQSLQDGAELQLYDYNGGENQQWTLSSVNGGYYYITGVQSGKVLEIPAQSTAAGAAVKQYTNNGGAHQQWEFRVIRN; translated from the coding sequence ATGTTACGCAAACTAAGCGGATTTATCATACTATTGCTTGCCTTTGTCTTCAGCGGATGTGCGAAGAAAGAGGATAGTGAAGCAATATTGACAATGAATGCAGATAAAATAGCGGCGTCCGTGCCGGCAGATGGTTATGGCAGTCTGAAAGATCAGAATATACAGTATTTCGGCCGCTGGGACTTCAGCGACAGTACTAAATACAATTCCTGGTGGGGCGGTGCCTATATCCGCGTCAACTTCACCGGTACTACGGTAAAGATCAAAACAGGGAATATCAGTAACTTCTACGCCAGCATAGATGGTGGTCCGTGGATCTCTTACAAGCATACAGGCGGGGTGATCGATCTGACAGCGACACCACTCAGTAACGGAGCACATACATTGAGTGTGGCTCAGGGAAGTGATTATGACTATCTGTTCTCTTTTGAGGGACTGCTACTCGACGAAGGTGCGGTGACCAGTAAACCTGCTGTATCGTCTTACCTGATAGAATATATCGGCGATTCTATTACGGCGGGTTACCTGGATGATCAGGCGAATGTCTCTGACTATGCCTGGATCTGTTCAGAAGCACTGCATACAGAGCATACGCAGATCGCGTATCCGGGTATTGCGCTGGTGAGTAGTCCGCGTCATGGCACTGCTATGGACAAACAGTATTTTAAACTGAAGACCCCGAATTATGCGACGTCCGTCAACTGGGATTTCAGCCGTTATACACCACAGGCCATCGTATTGAACCTGGGTACCAATGACAGCGACTATGAAGACTCGGATAGTGTGTTCCAGGCGGTATATTTTCAATTGCTCCAGGATATCCGTACCAGGTTCCCACAGGCGGAGATCTTTGTACTGCGGACCTTCCTGGGCATCCGTTCCCAGCCCACGGCGGCAGCGGTAGCCGCGCGTATTGTGGCGGGTGATAAGAAAGTTCATTACGTGAACACAGAAGGATGGATCGCCCAGAACACAACCGATTATCTGGCGGATAATCTTCATCCGAGTGAAGCGGGGCATATAAAAATTGCCGGCTTACTGCAGGCAGTGCTCGCGCCTTATGTAAATAACACGCAGCTAATACCCGATGGTACGTACAGTATCGTGAACAGGAACAGCGGGCTGGTAATGGACGCTGCCGGACAGGGAACTGCCAGTGGTACCGCTATACAGCAATGGACTGACAATAACGGCATCAATCAGCGCTGGGTAGTGAAATACCTGGGTGACAACCGTTACCAGATCACCGGTCAGCAGAGTGGGAAGTCGCTGGATATGAAAGGGCAGTCCCTGCAGGACGGAGCAGAGCTGCAACTGTATGACTACAATGGCGGTGAGAACCAGCAATGGACACTGTCATCTGTAAACGGCGGGTATTATTACATCACCGGCGTACAGAGTGGCAAGGTGCTGGAAATTCCCGCACAGTCAACGGCTGCAGGTGCTGCTGTGAAGCAGTATACCAATAATGGCGGTGCCCACCAGCAATGGGAATTCAGGGTAATCAGGAATTAG